In Zingiber officinale cultivar Zhangliang chromosome 3B, Zo_v1.1, whole genome shotgun sequence, a single window of DNA contains:
- the LOC122055489 gene encoding small heat shock protein, chloroplastic-like produces MATVVAASALRPSVFFSGHPQRRPLTAVSLPPPARLRRLHVSATAAVPQSKEKNDAGATSSIDVRVDKNGAAMVRQRPRRSAFDAAPFGLVDAMSPMRTMKMMLDTMDRLFEDAVSFPGSSTGEMRPPWEVMEDEKEIRMRFDVPGLSKEDVKVAVENDVLVIRGERKEEEGEESKWKGWSATSYDSRFVLPDNCDKEKVRAELKNGVLLVAIPKTATDRKVIDVEIQ; encoded by the coding sequence ATGGCGACCGTTGTAGCAGCATCCGCTCTACGTCCTTCCGTCTTCTTCTCCGGCCACCCGCAGCGCCGGCCTCTGACGGCGGTGTCGCTTCCACCGCCCGCGCGACTCCGGAGACTCCACGTGTCTGCCACTGCGGCGGTGCCGCAGAGCAAGGAGAAAAACGATGCCGGTGCTACCTCGTCCATCGACGTCCGCGTCGACAAGAACGGCGCCGCGATGGTGAGGCAGCGTCCTCGCCGGTCTGCGTTCGACGCGGCGCCGTTCGGGCTCGTCGACGCGATGTCGCCTATGAGGACGATGAAGATGATGCTGGACACGATGGACCGGCTGTTCGAGGACGCCGTGTCGTTCCCGGGGAGCAGCACGGGGGAGATGCGGCCGCCGTGGGAGGTGATGGAGGACGAGAAGGAGATCCGGATGCGGTTCGACGTCCCGGGGCTGTCGAAGGAGGACGTGAAGGTGGCCGTGGAGAACGACGTGCTGGTGATCAGGGGCGagcgcaaggaggaagaaggcgaaGAGTCCAAGTGGAAGGGTTGGAGCGCGACCTCGTACGATTCCAGATTCGTGCTGCCGGATAACTGCGACAAGGAGAAGGTGAGGGCGGAGCTCAAGAACGGCGTGCTGCTGGTGGCGATCCCGAAGACGGCGACGGATCGCAAGGTGATAGACGTCGAAATCCAATAA